In Salmo salar chromosome ssa15, Ssal_v3.1, whole genome shotgun sequence, one genomic interval encodes:
- the gp9 gene encoding platelet glycoprotein IX, giving the protein MLLGSGIAILLLLATSSAQPSQKPCRCSALQPSGLQVNCSSMSLMEVPPLSPDTTELYLQDNQLFTVPSGHFDSLQDLRRVTLSGNPFHCDCGILFLRTWLRRNWAVVSGGVPTCASPSGVAHTEITALSDAYFSSCAQRSCAGWVYDTMVGVMLFGLIGLLLWGLRLAKNSTFTLDIDQRHAGLEVDSLRSLKPKHRRLQRTLSEERENSASLSWTNDPERPLINMEILPQILDVLHKKHNIKIKTI; this is encoded by the coding sequence ATGCTCTTAGGTTCAGGGAtagccatcctcctcctcctggccacTTCCAGTGCACAGCCCAGCCAAAAGCCCTGCCGGTGTTCAGCTCTCCAGCCTTCAGGACTACAGGTTAACTGCAGCTCCATGAGCCTCATGGaagtgccccctctctctccagacaccACAGAGCTCTACCTCCAGGACAACCAGCTGTTCACAGTACCCTCAGGGCACTTTGACAGCCTGCAAGACCTGAGGAGGGTCACCCTGTCTGGGAACCCTTTCCACTGCGACTGTGGCATCTTGTTCCTGAGGACCTGGCTGAGGAGGAACTGGGCTGTCGTGTCTGGTGGGGTgcccacctgtgccagccccagtGGTGTGGCACACACAGAGATCACTGCACTCAGTGATGCCTACTTCTCTTCCTGTGCCCAGCGAAGCTGTGCAGGGTGGGTGTATGACACCATGGTGGGGGTGATGCTGTTTGGGCTCATCGGCCTGCTGCTGTGGGGTTTGAGGCTGGCCAAGAACTCCACCTTCACTCTGGACATTGATCAGAGACACGCAGGGTTGGAGGTGGACTCTCTGAGGTCGCTGAAGCCCAAACACAGGAGGCTCCAGAGGactctgtctgaggagagggagaactcAGCCTCTCTCAGCTGGACAAACGACCCAGAGAGACCGCTGATTAACATGGAGATATTGCCACAAATACTGGACGTATTGCACAAGAAACACAATATAAAGATAAAGACAATATAA
- the cnbpa gene encoding CCHC-type zinc finger, nucleic acid binding protein a isoform X2, producing MEMSSSECFRCGRPGHWIKNCPEAGGRGRGRGRGRDLFCYRCGEQGHIARDCEQTEDACYNCHRSGHISRDCKEPKKEREQCCYSCGKAGHVARDCDHANEQKCYSCGGFGHIQKLCDKVKCYRCGEIGHVAVQCSKASEVNCYKCGNTGHLAKECTIEATA from the exons ATGGAGATGAGCAGTAGCGAGTGCTTCCGATGTGGCCGTCCTGGGCATTGGATCAAGAACTGTCCCGAAGCTGGAGGGCGTGGCCGCGGCAGGGGCAGAGGAAGAG atCTGTTCTGCTATCGCTGTGGAGAGCAAGGTCACATTGCCAGGGACTGTGAACAGACCGAGGATG cCTGCTACAACTGCCACAGGAGCGGCCATATTTCCCGTGACTGCAAGGAGCCCAAGAAGGAGCGGGAGCAGTGTTGCTACAGCTGTGGCAAGGCTGGCCACGTGGCCCGCGACTGCGACCATGCCAACGAGCAGAAGTGCTATTCCTGCGGAGGCTTTGGCCACATCCAGAAACTTTGTGATAAAGTAAAATGTTACAG GTGTGGCGAGATCGGCCATGTGGCTGTGCAGTGCAGCAAAGCCAGTGAGGTGAACTGCTACAAGTGCGGCAACACTGGCCACCTGGCAAAAGAGTGCACCATTGAAGCCACAGCATAA
- the LOC106571904 gene encoding haloacid dehalogenase-like hydrolase domain-containing 5 isoform X2, which yields MPIPAAKKAFQKLVNSQGQFVVPVVFVTNAGNCMRQTKADQLSHILGVPITMDQVMMSHSPLRMFKKYHDKCVLVSGQGPVLDIAKNLGFQNVVSIDMLRESFPLLDMVDHNRRPKVPSSPIANLPTVEAVILFGEPIRWETNLQLIIDILLTNGNLSGAHQSQKLPQLPLLACNMDLMWMAEAQSPRFGHGTFLVCLENIYKKITGKEVKYRALMGKPSELTYHFAEYLLRGQAVERNWTQPITTLYAIGDNLMTDIYGANLYNRYLEERTRRKNSKAVAKMATATGSNAALPQVNDHVENAWESELAPPSATSCKSILVCTGVYNPHTEVPTDTNQCIKETVFHGHRDFRFDPGLVEPGHIVQDVADAVELIFEQEKFVPQ from the exons ATGCCCATCCCTGCTGCAAAAAAGGCGTTCCAAAAACTGGTCAACTCTCAGGGACAATTTGTGGTGCCAGTTGTTTTTGTTACCAACGCAGGGAATTGCATGCGGCAGACGAAAGCGGACCAGCTCTCTCACATCCTGGGTGTGCCT ATTACTATGGACCAGGTGATGATGTCACACAGTCCACTGAGGATGTTCAAGAAGTACCATGACaagtgtgttctggtgtcaggACAAGGACCCGTCCTAGATATTGCCAAAAA CTTGGGCTTCCAGAATGTGGTCAGTATCGACATGCTGAGAGAGTCATTTCCTCTTCTGGACATGGTGGACCACAACAGACGACCCAAAGTGCCG TCCAGTCCAATTGCCAACCTTCCCACAGTAGAAG CTGTTATTCTGTTTGGGGAGCCCATCCGATGGGAAACCAACCTCCAGCTGATAATTGATATCCTGTTGACCAATGGGAACCTGAGCGGAGCCCACCAGAGCCAGAAGCTACCCCAACTCCCCCTGCTGGCCTGCAACATGGACCTCATGTGGATGGCCGAGGCCCAGTCTCCACG GTTTGGTCATGGGACGTTCCTTGTGTGCTTGGAGAACATCTATAAGAAAATAACAGGTAAAGAGGTGAAGTACCGGGCTCTGATGGGGAAGCCCAGTGAACTGACCTATCACTTTGCTGAGTACCTTCTCAGAGGCCAGGCCGTGGAGAGAAACTGGACACAGCCAATCACCACCCTCTATGCTATTGG GGATAACCTGATGACTGACATCTATGGGGCCAACCTCTACAACCGCTACCTGGAAGAGAGGACAAGGAGGAAGAACTCCAAAGCTGTCGCTAAGATGGCCACCGCCACGGGCTCCAACGCAGCCCTGCCCCAGGTCAACGACCACGTAGAAAATGCCTGGGAGAGCGAGCTGGCACCTCCCTCCGCCACCTCCTGCAAATCTATCCTGGTATGTACTGGGGTATACAACCCCCACACAGAGGTGCCCACTGACACCAACCAGTGCATCAAGGAGACTGTGTTCCACGGGCACCGTGACTTCCGCTTTGACCCGGGGCTGGTGGAGCCCGGGCACATCGTGCAGGACGTGGCTGACGCTGTGGAGCTCATCTTTGAGCAGGAGAAGTTTGTGCCTCAGTAA
- the cnbpa gene encoding CCHC-type zinc finger, nucleic acid binding protein a isoform X1 — protein sequence MEMSSSECFRCGRPGHWIKNCPEAGGRGRGRGRGRGKDLFCYRCGEQGHIARDCEQTEDACYNCHRSGHISRDCKEPKKEREQCCYSCGKAGHVARDCDHANEQKCYSCGGFGHIQKLCDKVKCYRCGEIGHVAVQCSKASEVNCYKCGNTGHLAKECTIEATA from the exons ATGGAGATGAGCAGTAGCGAGTGCTTCCGATGTGGCCGTCCTGGGCATTGGATCAAGAACTGTCCCGAAGCTGGAGGGCGTGGCCGCGGCAGGGGCAGAGGAAGAGGAAAGG atCTGTTCTGCTATCGCTGTGGAGAGCAAGGTCACATTGCCAGGGACTGTGAACAGACCGAGGATG cCTGCTACAACTGCCACAGGAGCGGCCATATTTCCCGTGACTGCAAGGAGCCCAAGAAGGAGCGGGAGCAGTGTTGCTACAGCTGTGGCAAGGCTGGCCACGTGGCCCGCGACTGCGACCATGCCAACGAGCAGAAGTGCTATTCCTGCGGAGGCTTTGGCCACATCCAGAAACTTTGTGATAAAGTAAAATGTTACAG GTGTGGCGAGATCGGCCATGTGGCTGTGCAGTGCAGCAAAGCCAGTGAGGTGAACTGCTACAAGTGCGGCAACACTGGCCACCTGGCAAAAGAGTGCACCATTGAAGCCACAGCATAA
- the LOC106571904 gene encoding haloacid dehalogenase-like hydrolase domain-containing 5 isoform X1: protein MRGLLPFYRALNALCNRQVKRRAGFAGSQYGFSGTVSDSKPQPRFGLLFDIDGVLVRGKMPIPAAKKAFQKLVNSQGQFVVPVVFVTNAGNCMRQTKADQLSHILGVPITMDQVMMSHSPLRMFKKYHDKCVLVSGQGPVLDIAKNLGFQNVVSIDMLRESFPLLDMVDHNRRPKVPSSPIANLPTVEAVILFGEPIRWETNLQLIIDILLTNGNLSGAHQSQKLPQLPLLACNMDLMWMAEAQSPRFGHGTFLVCLENIYKKITGKEVKYRALMGKPSELTYHFAEYLLRGQAVERNWTQPITTLYAIGDNLMTDIYGANLYNRYLEERTRRKNSKAVAKMATATGSNAALPQVNDHVENAWESELAPPSATSCKSILVCTGVYNPHTEVPTDTNQCIKETVFHGHRDFRFDPGLVEPGHIVQDVADAVELIFEQEKFVPQ from the exons ATGAGGGGACTCCTGCCGTTTTACCGGGCTCTGAACGCCCTGTGTAACCGACAAGTCAAGCGAAGAGCTGGATTTGCCGGTTCTCAGTACGGGTTTAGCGGAACCGTGTCTGATAGCAAG CCACAGCCACGCTTTGGCCTGCTGTTTGACATTGATGGCGTGCTTGTCCGGGGAAAGATGCCCATCCCTGCTGCAAAAAAGGCGTTCCAAAAACTGGTCAACTCTCAGGGACAATTTGTGGTGCCAGTTGTTTTTGTTACCAACGCAGGGAATTGCATGCGGCAGACGAAAGCGGACCAGCTCTCTCACATCCTGGGTGTGCCT ATTACTATGGACCAGGTGATGATGTCACACAGTCCACTGAGGATGTTCAAGAAGTACCATGACaagtgtgttctggtgtcaggACAAGGACCCGTCCTAGATATTGCCAAAAA CTTGGGCTTCCAGAATGTGGTCAGTATCGACATGCTGAGAGAGTCATTTCCTCTTCTGGACATGGTGGACCACAACAGACGACCCAAAGTGCCG TCCAGTCCAATTGCCAACCTTCCCACAGTAGAAG CTGTTATTCTGTTTGGGGAGCCCATCCGATGGGAAACCAACCTCCAGCTGATAATTGATATCCTGTTGACCAATGGGAACCTGAGCGGAGCCCACCAGAGCCAGAAGCTACCCCAACTCCCCCTGCTGGCCTGCAACATGGACCTCATGTGGATGGCCGAGGCCCAGTCTCCACG GTTTGGTCATGGGACGTTCCTTGTGTGCTTGGAGAACATCTATAAGAAAATAACAGGTAAAGAGGTGAAGTACCGGGCTCTGATGGGGAAGCCCAGTGAACTGACCTATCACTTTGCTGAGTACCTTCTCAGAGGCCAGGCCGTGGAGAGAAACTGGACACAGCCAATCACCACCCTCTATGCTATTGG GGATAACCTGATGACTGACATCTATGGGGCCAACCTCTACAACCGCTACCTGGAAGAGAGGACAAGGAGGAAGAACTCCAAAGCTGTCGCTAAGATGGCCACCGCCACGGGCTCCAACGCAGCCCTGCCCCAGGTCAACGACCACGTAGAAAATGCCTGGGAGAGCGAGCTGGCACCTCCCTCCGCCACCTCCTGCAAATCTATCCTGGTATGTACTGGGGTATACAACCCCCACACAGAGGTGCCCACTGACACCAACCAGTGCATCAAGGAGACTGTGTTCCACGGGCACCGTGACTTCCGCTTTGACCCGGGGCTGGTGGAGCCCGGGCACATCGTGCAGGACGTGGCTGACGCTGTGGAGCTCATCTTTGAGCAGGAGAAGTTTGTGCCTCAGTAA